In one window of Chryseobacterium sp. JV274 DNA:
- a CDS encoding T6SS phospholipase effector Tle1-like catalytic domain-containing protein, giving the protein MHNNQFGSYTPSVSKEEVLDITIGIFFDGTLNNKTNTDERKRETDAHKKHGGKSTDNTSYNNDWSNVARMWDNYDKNFGIYIEGIGTQDKEGDATLGYAFGTGETGIRSKVRKGCEEIVKKVKTIKAEKKADKIAVLTFDVFGFSRGAAAARNFVYEIGKAKYKATSRTVANEAVSVTTYSDDDGKGVASEELPKWGHLGLKLEEAGLKVDVLKVRFLGIYDTVSSYSKYLSPVPNFSNDVEELSLNDIGKAQTVVHFTAEDEHRENFDLTRVHIGTEKTFPGVHCDVGGAYENGQETWEEVETSWTTSTKLKALKTELETEGWYHKDELTITPGFYLSLRGTRKLLKTYSYIPLHFMAEYGIDKNLPITIKKLTDDKYSILDDQFLIGIKDRLRTYVMGDGKPYSFKHYKALRDAYGGNEIPENRQTAYQKEVKEQDDLRKLRHEYLHWSARREGIGMDPRPNRTRVIHF; this is encoded by the coding sequence ATGCACAACAATCAATTTGGAAGTTATACACCATCTGTATCCAAAGAGGAAGTACTGGATATTACCATTGGGATTTTTTTTGACGGAACCCTGAATAATAAAACCAATACAGACGAAAGAAAGAGAGAGACTGATGCCCATAAAAAACATGGTGGTAAATCTACAGACAATACCAGTTACAACAATGATTGGAGTAATGTAGCCCGTATGTGGGATAACTATGATAAAAACTTTGGAATCTATATAGAAGGCATCGGTACTCAGGATAAAGAAGGAGATGCTACGTTGGGATATGCTTTTGGAACAGGAGAAACCGGGATCAGATCGAAGGTAAGAAAAGGCTGCGAAGAAATTGTAAAAAAGGTAAAAACCATTAAAGCAGAAAAGAAAGCTGATAAAATTGCTGTGCTTACTTTTGATGTTTTCGGATTCAGCCGTGGAGCTGCTGCTGCCCGTAATTTTGTATACGAAATTGGAAAAGCAAAATATAAAGCCACCTCACGTACAGTTGCCAACGAAGCCGTTTCCGTTACTACTTATTCAGACGACGATGGAAAAGGGGTAGCTTCAGAAGAACTTCCAAAATGGGGACATTTAGGCCTTAAACTTGAAGAAGCAGGATTAAAAGTAGATGTTTTAAAAGTAAGATTCCTGGGAATTTACGATACCGTTTCTTCCTATTCAAAATACCTGTCACCAGTACCTAATTTCAGCAATGACGTTGAAGAACTGAGCCTGAATGATATCGGAAAAGCACAGACTGTAGTTCACTTTACTGCAGAAGATGAACACAGGGAAAATTTTGACCTTACGAGAGTACATATCGGAACTGAAAAAACATTCCCCGGGGTACACTGTGATGTAGGTGGAGCTTACGAAAACGGACAGGAAACGTGGGAAGAAGTTGAAACTTCATGGACTACCAGTACCAAATTAAAAGCATTAAAAACAGAGCTTGAAACAGAAGGATGGTATCATAAAGATGAGCTCACCATTACCCCCGGATTCTATTTATCACTAAGAGGAACACGCAAGCTGCTGAAGACATACAGCTACATTCCTTTGCATTTTATGGCGGAATATGGCATTGATAAAAATCTTCCTATAACCATAAAGAAACTGACAGACGATAAATATTCTATTTTGGATGATCAGTTTTTAATAGGAATAAAAGACCGTCTCAGAACTTACGTGATGGGAGATGGCAAGCCTTACTCTTTCAAACATTATAAAGCCCTGCGGGATGCCTATGGAGGAAACGAAATCCCGGAAAACCGTCAGACAGCTTATCAGAAAGAAGTAAAGGAACAGGATGATTTAAGAAAACTTCGCCATGAATATCTTCACTGGTCAGCAAGAAGAGAAGGTATTGGTATGGATCCAAGACCTAACAGAACAAGGGTTATTCATTTTTAA
- a CDS encoding DUF4280 domain-containing protein translates to MAEKHIVVQGAMCKCQFGQAPDKLKVLTHQKEYANDKSASKKLIVTTKEIGAATFEKNTFGNCTKMGVPPPPCKIMVTEWQKFYDKVQLSNGGYIIVEDSKAVCAIAGTPCIEIIDHGQRAEASQQNFKNADKDVQQQINPLVDSEEMYNEQPSGGGQDGAI, encoded by the coding sequence ATGGCAGAAAAACATATTGTAGTACAGGGCGCCATGTGCAAATGCCAGTTCGGGCAGGCTCCGGACAAGCTGAAAGTACTTACACACCAAAAAGAATATGCCAATGATAAAAGCGCTTCCAAAAAACTCATCGTCACCACGAAAGAAATAGGAGCAGCTACATTTGAAAAAAACACATTCGGAAACTGTACCAAAATGGGAGTTCCGCCGCCACCTTGCAAGATCATGGTTACAGAATGGCAGAAGTTTTATGATAAAGTACAGCTCAGCAATGGCGGATATATAATTGTAGAAGACAGCAAAGCCGTATGTGCTATTGCCGGAACTCCATGCATTGAGATTATAGACCACGGGCAGAGAGCAGAAGCCAGCCAGCAGAACTTTAAAAATGCAGATAAAGACGTCCAGCAGCAAATCAATCCGTTGGTGGATTCCGAAGAAATGTATAACGAACAGCCTTCGGGAGGAGGTCAGGATGGTGCAATCTAA
- a CDS encoding DUF2931 family protein, with translation MEEKYSWLGTVSAPQEYPMEVYEGAIVADDFTYSFDAIWGTQNTGWGKEGGTMNVTTERMNAPHELEFTWYSLVEKKFYTGKWNLDKEKIKSLFDEGFVDQDTKKKSTYNSFVVGLAPQGRVVIWMKGAGNQREIGAFQAHDTVITKEKAYDNAQYMLKEGFADRMLKDPSYKTFKPEIREKIEKEGYPAADIYTTYREKYNWKPSVVLPEGAVWIDFGFTNYNGEQENLFDQSLKDNTYKSRAVPRFCGFYWKDKNNNRYAVWIDAFDDKEIFDLFQKLGKDKNIDLTIKVNEDNTKILVFLESEKEKLAVTKAKIRVSRKIES, from the coding sequence AGTTGGCTGGGAACCGTTTCTGCCCCACAGGAATATCCAATGGAAGTGTATGAAGGAGCTATTGTGGCTGATGATTTCACCTACAGTTTTGATGCGATCTGGGGAACACAGAATACAGGATGGGGAAAAGAAGGAGGAACGATGAACGTAACCACCGAAAGAATGAATGCTCCCCATGAGCTGGAGTTCACATGGTACTCGTTGGTAGAAAAAAAATTCTATACCGGAAAATGGAACCTGGACAAAGAAAAGATAAAAAGCCTTTTTGATGAAGGATTTGTAGATCAGGATACGAAAAAAAAATCTACATACAACTCATTTGTCGTAGGATTAGCTCCACAGGGCAGAGTGGTGATTTGGATGAAGGGTGCTGGTAACCAGAGAGAAATAGGTGCTTTCCAGGCTCACGATACTGTTATTACCAAAGAAAAAGCATATGATAATGCTCAGTATATGCTGAAAGAAGGTTTTGCAGACAGAATGCTGAAAGATCCTTCTTACAAGACATTCAAGCCAGAAATTCGTGAGAAAATTGAAAAAGAAGGATATCCTGCAGCGGACATCTATACAACCTACAGAGAAAAATACAACTGGAAACCTTCAGTAGTTCTTCCTGAAGGAGCAGTATGGATAGATTTTGGTTTTACCAATTATAACGGAGAACAGGAAAATCTTTTTGATCAGAGTTTGAAAGATAATACCTATAAAAGCAGAGCGGTACCAAGATTCTGTGGTTTTTACTGGAAAGATAAAAACAACAACAGGTATGCAGTATGGATAGACGCTTTTGATGATAAAGAAATATTTGATTTGTTTCAAAAATTAGGGAAGGATAAAAATATTGATCTTACCATTAAAGTAAACGAAGACAATACTAAAATTTTAGTGTTTCTGGAATCTGAAAAAGAAAAACTAGCTGTTACTAAAGCAAAAATAAGGGTATCCCGAAAGATAGAATCATAG
- a CDS encoding OmpA family protein encodes MAKGVKKIKVVSGLYYPKMSVLGQRVTIKPDQWVQFGVGEWLPGTTDADKKKPLTWMRQNNSKKIIINQITSATGYKFLIGKQFCGSYQFYIEASLSGVRDPKNDTGIYVKGWCDPKIVSSKWSTQKNSKSIKNNKKAEYISYGHIVHLNLMTEGLNGNTLSIELWNQQSAKKDKLVHTYNNVQVIDGEVNVKMENTFAWMAYVDNIQNVEEFYVKVKDTASKQYIKDKLGDDLHAIYLNVKNKIATTNTNGAQNQTPTKVYKPDVNSVRLEPCKFEVIKITENETKDGQASNTTVKVFDNGNGVKLIKSAALQEHIQRTIFYKFDSTVIDKDGVAILNNVLKFLLEHKDSTMNLSGYACVIGKENYNRGLSQRRADVVKKFFADGGLDPRRIISVGKGEVDPTDDKMGRDNIKYKNEKDYENNRRVDISFVFNAHDAQTVNYEVTAPSVSTKKNLIIDITGFQTNECFRDSKGKHKKQALIVDVGQAIDKGDTVKTFTTPSFSYGVYSNLSRVNVYPIEYIWPSATNPNQFHLHVHSCRYFSNEKRTTVLIKAYPDIKWELALEFLVNVSNYKAANMPPGSVYAKHQEKSRQAGYNRMRMNETGKVPISIGVGLSAEWDAGREKRSFTNEFADKIKLVARMIATAVNIVQNAINYAQSAAKETAIPVGFNMRYPKFTVVGKWYLERVNERNTLSVIGEVGFGFKPLIGAEVVIDILGAAIAAASYGATGNPAAARIINKFRGGLEKLGASVTFTATFYGELEIMVDALKIDSINGINMQGKTTIGGKMGATIELSVSVEIGTVKGTKSKPIMTFKAAAKADSYFGGDIVLDSDSKGLFIQPILKFSGVVLSVEIEGEVGWWKSNFKVEEKAIKEETFYLEKKYLT; translated from the coding sequence ATGGCAAAAGGCGTAAAGAAAATAAAAGTTGTAAGTGGGCTTTATTACCCTAAAATGTCTGTATTAGGACAAAGGGTTACGATAAAGCCGGATCAGTGGGTGCAGTTTGGAGTGGGCGAATGGTTACCAGGCACTACAGATGCAGACAAAAAGAAACCTCTCACCTGGATGAGGCAGAACAACAGTAAAAAAATTATCATCAATCAGATAACCTCTGCTACCGGATATAAGTTTTTAATAGGAAAACAGTTCTGTGGAAGCTATCAGTTTTATATTGAAGCCAGTCTGTCAGGAGTGAGAGACCCAAAAAATGATACAGGAATATATGTAAAAGGCTGGTGTGATCCCAAAATTGTAAGCAGTAAATGGTCTACACAGAAAAACAGCAAGAGTATTAAAAACAACAAAAAGGCAGAGTATATTTCCTATGGACACATTGTTCACCTGAACCTGATGACAGAAGGGCTGAACGGAAATACACTCAGTATTGAGCTATGGAACCAGCAGTCTGCAAAAAAAGATAAACTGGTACACACCTACAACAATGTACAGGTAATAGATGGTGAGGTAAATGTGAAAATGGAGAATACTTTTGCATGGATGGCCTATGTAGACAACATTCAGAATGTGGAAGAATTCTACGTTAAAGTAAAAGATACTGCATCAAAACAATACATCAAAGACAAGCTGGGTGATGATCTTCATGCCATCTATCTGAATGTAAAGAATAAAATAGCCACTACCAATACCAACGGAGCTCAGAATCAGACACCAACCAAAGTCTATAAACCAGATGTAAACTCTGTAAGACTAGAGCCGTGCAAATTTGAAGTGATAAAGATTACTGAAAATGAAACAAAGGACGGTCAGGCCAGCAATACAACCGTTAAAGTCTTTGACAACGGGAATGGTGTCAAACTGATAAAATCTGCTGCATTACAGGAGCATATTCAAAGAACGATTTTTTATAAATTTGATTCCACAGTCATTGACAAAGACGGAGTCGCAATTCTGAATAATGTACTCAAATTCCTTCTGGAGCATAAAGATTCCACAATGAATCTCAGTGGCTATGCCTGCGTTATAGGAAAAGAAAATTATAACAGAGGACTTTCCCAAAGAAGAGCAGACGTTGTCAAAAAATTCTTTGCAGACGGAGGGTTAGATCCCAGAAGAATAATCTCAGTAGGAAAAGGAGAAGTAGATCCTACCGATGATAAAATGGGAAGAGATAATATTAAATATAAAAATGAGAAAGACTACGAAAACAACCGTAGAGTAGATATCTCATTTGTATTCAATGCCCATGATGCACAAACGGTAAACTATGAAGTGACAGCTCCCAGCGTGTCTACAAAGAAAAATCTGATCATTGATATTACAGGTTTTCAAACCAATGAATGTTTCAGAGACAGTAAAGGAAAACATAAAAAACAAGCTCTGATTGTAGACGTAGGGCAGGCAATAGATAAAGGAGATACGGTGAAAACATTTACTACTCCTTCATTTAGTTATGGTGTATATTCAAACCTGTCCAGAGTCAATGTTTATCCAATAGAATATATTTGGCCTTCAGCAACCAATCCGAATCAGTTTCATTTGCATGTTCATAGCTGTAGATATTTTAGTAACGAAAAAAGAACTACAGTACTGATCAAAGCTTATCCCGATATTAAATGGGAACTCGCTCTTGAGTTTTTGGTGAATGTTTCCAATTATAAAGCGGCCAATATGCCGCCTGGATCTGTTTATGCAAAACACCAGGAAAAATCCAGGCAGGCAGGATACAACAGAATGAGAATGAATGAAACCGGAAAAGTTCCGATTTCAATAGGAGTAGGACTATCTGCTGAATGGGATGCCGGGAGAGAAAAGAGAAGCTTTACTAATGAATTTGCAGATAAAATTAAACTGGTAGCAAGAATGATTGCCACTGCTGTAAATATTGTCCAAAATGCAATCAACTATGCTCAAAGTGCGGCAAAAGAAACAGCAATACCGGTAGGTTTCAATATGAGATATCCAAAATTTACAGTCGTAGGAAAATGGTATCTGGAAAGAGTAAACGAAAGAAATACACTCAGCGTAATTGGTGAAGTAGGCTTTGGCTTTAAACCCTTGATCGGAGCTGAAGTAGTCATAGATATTCTGGGAGCTGCTATTGCTGCAGCCTCTTATGGAGCTACAGGAAATCCAGCTGCCGCAAGAATTATTAATAAATTCCGTGGAGGATTAGAAAAACTAGGAGCTTCGGTAACCTTTACAGCAACGTTCTATGGTGAATTGGAAATAATGGTAGATGCCCTGAAAATTGACAGCATCAACGGGATCAATATGCAGGGGAAAACCACTATTGGAGGGAAAATGGGAGCCACCATTGAACTCAGTGTAAGTGTCGAAATCGGAACAGTTAAAGGAACCAAATCAAAACCGATTATGACTTTTAAAGCCGCTGCAAAAGCCGATTCTTACTTTGGAGGAGATATTGTACTGGATTCCGATTCTAAAGGATTATTCATACAGCCGATCCTGAAATTCTCAGGAGTAGTTCTTTCAGTAGAAATAGAAGGAGAAGTCGGCTGGTGGAAAAGTAATTTTAAAGTAGAAGAAAAAGCAATAAAAGAAGAAACTTTCTACCTGGAAAAAAAATATTTAACTTAA